The proteins below come from a single Sinorhizobium fredii genomic window:
- a CDS encoding L,D-transpeptidase family protein produces the protein MVMKKIALFAASLTLALCASASAQELQPDAINKASIDSIPPERPPEAPPRPQPAIIRLQVLLDRAGSSPGVVDGYYGENVAKAIAGFEALQGLPVDGKLDPRVIEKLPTDKPVIEPYVISDDDAKDLVESIPEDYAEQARMEHLGYTSVAERLSERFHMDIDLLKALNPGTAFAAGETVSVAIPGAAMEGKVKRIEARRQAGQVLAFAEDGSLLAVYPATIGSEESPSPSGTHKVKGVARMPPYEYNPKINFQQGNNNKALTLPKGPNGPVGSVWIDLTEPTYGIHGTPEPSLIDKAGSHGCIRLTNWDAEELAEMVKPGVIVEFTD, from the coding sequence ATGGTCATGAAAAAAATCGCCTTGTTCGCAGCATCCCTCACATTGGCGCTCTGCGCCTCCGCCAGCGCCCAGGAACTCCAGCCCGACGCCATCAACAAGGCGTCGATCGACTCCATTCCGCCGGAGCGACCGCCCGAAGCCCCGCCTCGACCGCAACCGGCCATCATTCGTCTCCAGGTCCTTCTGGATCGCGCCGGTTCGTCGCCTGGAGTGGTCGACGGCTATTACGGCGAGAACGTCGCAAAAGCGATTGCCGGATTCGAGGCCCTGCAAGGTCTTCCCGTCGACGGAAAGCTGGACCCTAGGGTCATCGAAAAGCTTCCGACCGATAAGCCGGTCATCGAGCCCTATGTCATCTCCGATGACGATGCCAAGGACCTCGTTGAGAGCATTCCCGAAGACTATGCCGAGCAGGCCAGGATGGAGCACCTCGGCTATACGAGCGTCGCGGAAAGGCTGTCCGAACGCTTTCACATGGATATCGACCTCCTGAAGGCGCTAAATCCGGGCACCGCGTTTGCCGCAGGCGAAACGGTGTCGGTGGCCATTCCCGGTGCCGCGATGGAAGGCAAGGTCAAACGCATCGAGGCGCGCCGGCAAGCGGGGCAAGTCCTGGCATTCGCCGAGGACGGCTCGCTGCTGGCCGTATACCCCGCCACCATCGGCAGCGAAGAATCGCCTTCGCCCTCCGGCACCCACAAGGTCAAGGGGGTCGCTCGCATGCCCCCCTACGAATACAACCCCAAGATCAATTTCCAGCAGGGCAACAACAATAAGGCTCTGACGCTGCCCAAAGGCCCGAATGGCCCCGTCGGAAGCGTCTGGATCGACCTGACGGAGCCGACCTACGGGATCCACGGCACGCCGGAACCATCGCTGATCGACAAGGCGGGGTCGCACGGATGCATCCGCCTGACGAACTGGGACGCCGAGGAATTGGCGGAGATGGTCAAGCCGGGGGTCATCGTCGAGTTCACCGACTGA
- a CDS encoding zinc-binding metallopeptidase family protein: MRLYQCDVSGLPLYFDNHFSVGANNAPVGFVADTLTLHTLTNAGEGLWRIPSRPDRLWKFCANAPIDGSNWLVNADDPNPLAIPARYNRIIPSTGTAQGRERFHKIGAAQRHLFYSILRFDIPCPDRGSDPHGGLVFDFLEDAIDDLGHSVPAMTGHEDGLISIRAAEADDAVRETVRVSMGEPYRTLLGHFRHEIGHFFFQQLVAGTDMLAEARQLFGDEREDYDSALQKHHGEGSFVDWRQRFISAYASCHPAEDFAECWAHFFHIVDTLESARAFGLSVEPFRHRDLDAEVKFDPYRAESAQQLVEAWVPISLALNTFQRSMGQRDIYPFVLAPPVIEKLDFINRLIKAARQGSLRRTSLAG; the protein is encoded by the coding sequence ATGCGTCTTTATCAATGCGATGTGAGCGGATTGCCGCTTTATTTCGACAACCATTTCAGCGTCGGCGCGAACAACGCACCGGTTGGATTCGTAGCGGACACCCTGACGCTGCATACCCTCACCAACGCTGGCGAAGGTCTTTGGCGGATCCCGTCGCGCCCAGACCGGCTTTGGAAGTTTTGCGCCAACGCGCCGATTGACGGTAGCAACTGGCTTGTAAATGCTGATGATCCAAACCCGCTGGCTATCCCCGCCCGCTACAACCGCATCATCCCAAGCACGGGCACGGCGCAAGGCCGCGAGCGATTCCACAAGATCGGAGCCGCCCAACGTCATCTCTTTTACTCCATCCTGCGTTTTGACATTCCCTGTCCCGATCGGGGCAGCGACCCCCACGGGGGTCTTGTCTTCGACTTCCTGGAAGACGCGATCGACGATCTTGGTCATTCGGTCCCGGCCATGACCGGACACGAGGATGGCCTCATCAGCATTCGCGCCGCTGAGGCGGACGATGCGGTGCGGGAGACGGTTCGCGTGTCGATGGGAGAGCCTTACCGCACACTGCTCGGCCACTTCAGGCATGAGATCGGTCACTTCTTCTTTCAGCAGCTTGTCGCAGGCACCGACATGCTTGCCGAAGCGCGGCAGCTGTTTGGCGACGAACGGGAAGACTACGACTCCGCCCTTCAGAAGCACCACGGCGAAGGTAGCTTTGTCGATTGGCGGCAGCGCTTCATCTCGGCTTACGCGAGCTGCCATCCGGCCGAGGATTTTGCGGAATGCTGGGCGCACTTCTTCCATATCGTCGATACGCTGGAATCGGCACGCGCTTTCGGTCTTTCGGTCGAGCCCTTCCGGCATCGCGATCTCGACGCCGAGGTAAAGTTCGACCCATACCGCGCCGAGAGCGCCCAGCAGTTGGTCGAAGCCTGGGTTCCGATCAGCTTGGCGTTGAACACGTTTCAGCGCTCGATGGGACAACGCGACATCTATCCCTTTGTCCTGGCGCCGCCCGTGATTGAGAAGCTGGATTTCATAAACAGGCTGATCAAAGCGGCACGGCAAGGCAGTCTTCGTCGGACGTCGCTAGCTGGATGA
- a CDS encoding TIM barrel protein — translation MSASKTSPFPLAACAEMLWRDKPIEWRASRLKEMGFGVGLWNWPEHDLNKLEATGATFTIMNGYLTGRLTDDDGAAELLRTARETAQVGKRLGVQRLNLHGTGLGDGGLPVQPIEVVTGAMWLRARDTLCHIVDMAEEEGAIFTLENLNLPVDHPGVPFGRAEETLALVSSVNHPRLRLNLDLYHAQIGEGNLIELCRKCLPWIGEIQVADVPGRCEPGTGEVNWNGIAKALNAMGYSGPIGMEAWAAGDPEAALDAFRAAFTI, via the coding sequence ATGAGTGCATCCAAGACCTCTCCCTTCCCGCTGGCGGCCTGCGCGGAAATGCTCTGGCGCGACAAGCCGATCGAGTGGCGCGCCTCGCGCCTGAAAGAAATGGGTTTCGGTGTTGGCCTCTGGAACTGGCCGGAGCACGATCTCAATAAGCTGGAAGCGACCGGCGCGACCTTCACGATCATGAACGGCTATCTGACGGGCCGTCTGACGGACGACGACGGTGCAGCAGAACTCCTCAGAACGGCGCGCGAGACCGCGCAGGTTGGAAAGCGGCTTGGCGTTCAGCGGCTCAACCTGCATGGTACAGGTTTGGGAGACGGAGGCCTGCCTGTCCAGCCGATCGAAGTCGTCACCGGCGCGATGTGGCTGAGGGCCCGTGACACGCTCTGCCATATCGTGGATATGGCGGAAGAAGAGGGGGCCATCTTCACGCTCGAGAACCTCAACCTGCCGGTCGACCATCCGGGCGTGCCCTTCGGGCGCGCCGAAGAGACGCTGGCGCTGGTCTCAAGCGTCAATCATCCGCGGCTCCGCCTAAATCTCGATCTCTACCATGCCCAGATTGGCGAAGGGAACCTAATCGAACTCTGCCGCAAGTGTCTGCCTTGGATCGGCGAGATCCAGGTGGCTGATGTCCCCGGCCGCTGCGAACCCGGCACCGGTGAGGTCAACTGGAACGGTATCGCCAAGGCGCTGAATGCCATGGGCTATTCCGGCCCGATTGGCATGGAAGCCTGGGCCGCTGGCGATCCCGAAGCCGCGCTGGACGCATTTCGCGCCGCATTCACGATCTGA
- a CDS encoding FGGY family carbohydrate kinase: MTTAILAIDQGTTNSKAVLVSTAGEILSRGSSLVGIEHPQPGWVEQSPMRIWESVKEAIAACLQTGPDVDILGIAISNQRESVTIWDAATGRPLGPVVSWQCRRSAPACAELVAAGHAPRVQALTGLPIDPMFPGPKMKWLLDRVSAGHEVRLGTIDAWLIHCFTDGAVHACDASNAARSQLYDLNRQAWSDELCELFGVPKSALPEVRDSASRFGVTQNVPGLRDGIPIAAAIGDSHAALFGHGAFNPGDGKVTFGTGSSVMTTLPRFIAPEQGITTTIAWSIDGQPTYAFEGNILVSAAALPWMVEMLGLPDVQALTDLAATAEPRGPGFVPAFVGLGAPYWQSDARALFSGITFNTTRAQMARAVTDSMAFQVHDVFKAMSAQSPTPLGRLYADGGPSKNTFLMQCVADTLNHAVTQCDAPEASALGAAYLAGLSLGVWPDLAAITALPRGGDPISPRVSDATDRLRVWQDAIYRSTVPGPSTMSE, from the coding sequence ATGACGACCGCCATCCTCGCCATCGACCAGGGCACCACGAATTCCAAGGCCGTGCTTGTCTCCACGGCCGGCGAAATCCTGTCGCGCGGCTCGTCTCTGGTCGGCATCGAACATCCGCAGCCCGGCTGGGTGGAGCAGAGCCCAATGCGCATCTGGGAATCGGTCAAGGAGGCGATTGCCGCCTGCCTGCAGACCGGTCCTGACGTCGACATCCTCGGTATCGCGATTTCCAACCAGCGCGAGTCCGTCACCATCTGGGATGCAGCAACGGGCAGGCCGCTCGGGCCGGTGGTGAGCTGGCAGTGCCGCCGCAGCGCACCGGCCTGCGCCGAATTGGTCGCAGCCGGCCACGCGCCCCGCGTGCAGGCGCTCACCGGCCTGCCCATCGACCCGATGTTCCCCGGCCCGAAGATGAAGTGGCTGCTGGACCGCGTGTCTGCAGGACACGAAGTGCGGCTCGGGACGATCGACGCCTGGCTGATCCATTGCTTCACCGATGGCGCGGTCCATGCCTGCGACGCTTCGAATGCCGCCCGCAGTCAGCTTTACGACCTCAACCGGCAGGCCTGGAGCGACGAGCTCTGCGAACTGTTCGGCGTGCCGAAATCCGCCTTGCCCGAAGTGCGAGACAGCGCGTCGCGCTTCGGCGTGACCCAAAACGTGCCGGGCCTCAGGGACGGCATCCCGATCGCCGCGGCGATCGGCGACAGCCATGCGGCGCTCTTCGGACACGGCGCCTTCAATCCCGGCGACGGCAAGGTGACCTTCGGAACCGGCTCGTCCGTGATGACGACGCTGCCCCGCTTCATCGCGCCCGAGCAGGGCATCACGACGACGATCGCCTGGTCGATCGACGGCCAGCCGACCTATGCCTTCGAGGGCAATATTCTCGTCTCAGCCGCAGCGCTGCCGTGGATGGTCGAGATGCTCGGCCTGCCCGACGTTCAGGCCCTGACCGACCTTGCCGCAACCGCCGAGCCACGCGGACCCGGCTTCGTGCCGGCCTTTGTAGGCCTCGGCGCGCCCTACTGGCAGTCCGATGCGCGGGCGCTGTTTTCCGGCATTACCTTCAACACCACACGCGCCCAGATGGCCCGCGCAGTGACCGATTCGATGGCCTTTCAGGTCCATGACGTCTTCAAGGCCATGTCAGCGCAGTCGCCGACACCGCTCGGCCGCCTCTATGCGGATGGTGGGCCGAGCAAGAACACCTTTTTGATGCAGTGCGTCGCCGACACGCTGAACCACGCCGTCACCCAATGCGACGCGCCGGAGGCCTCCGCCCTCGGCGCCGCCTATCTGGCGGGGCTTTCGCTGGGCGTCTGGCCCGATCTTGCCGCCATTACCGCCCTGCCACGTGGCGGTGATCCCATCTCGCCGCGTGTTTCCGACGCCACAGATCGCCTCCGGGTTTGGCAGGACGCAATCTACCGCTCGACCGTTCCGGGCCCTTCCACTATGAGTGAATAA
- a CDS encoding proline racemase family protein, whose translation MAWDRSLDLLEVHCQGEIGKVIVGGAPEIPGATLLDKMNHINRVDESLRRFVTFEPRASVAMSVNLLVTPTRPDADAGFIVLQADRAHPMSGSNCICVVTALLESGQVAMREPETIVRLDTPVGLIVARATCREGRCLSVSLDNVPSFAEALDREIEAPRWGRINVDIAFGGVYYAIVDVDQVGSAIAPANARYLAEAGIELKSLISEQVALKHPTLTGVDEIAYVMFRGREPDGAVRTCTTLKPGRVDRSPCGTGSSANLATLYARGEVAVGERRTSRSIIGGEFVAEAIGITEVGGRPAVLPRITGRGWIYGREQLRISDEDPFRSGFALSDSWGPQVDQLG comes from the coding sequence ATGGCCTGGGATCGCTCGCTTGATTTGCTCGAGGTCCATTGCCAGGGCGAGATCGGCAAGGTGATTGTCGGCGGCGCGCCGGAAATTCCCGGCGCGACCCTGCTCGACAAGATGAACCACATCAACCGGGTCGACGAGAGCCTTCGCCGATTCGTCACCTTCGAACCGCGCGCCAGCGTCGCCATGTCGGTCAACCTGCTCGTCACACCGACGCGGCCCGATGCGGATGCGGGCTTCATCGTGCTGCAGGCGGACCGCGCCCATCCGATGTCCGGCAGCAACTGCATCTGCGTCGTCACCGCCCTGCTTGAAAGCGGGCAGGTCGCGATGCGGGAGCCGGAAACGATCGTCCGCCTCGACACGCCCGTCGGGCTGATCGTCGCCCGCGCCACCTGCCGCGAAGGTCGCTGCCTGTCGGTCAGCCTTGATAACGTGCCGAGTTTCGCCGAGGCGCTGGATCGGGAGATCGAGGCGCCGCGCTGGGGCCGCATCAACGTCGATATCGCCTTCGGCGGCGTCTATTACGCGATCGTCGATGTCGATCAGGTCGGAAGCGCGATTGCGCCGGCCAATGCGCGCTATCTCGCCGAAGCGGGGATCGAGCTGAAATCGCTGATCTCCGAGCAGGTGGCGTTGAAGCATCCGACGCTCACCGGCGTCGACGAGATTGCCTATGTGATGTTTCGCGGGCGCGAGCCGGACGGTGCGGTGCGCACCTGCACGACGCTGAAGCCGGGCCGCGTCGATCGCTCCCCCTGCGGCACCGGCAGTTCGGCGAACCTTGCGACACTTTACGCGCGCGGCGAGGTCGCGGTGGGGGAGCGGCGGACTTCACGGTCCATCATCGGCGGCGAGTTCGTGGCGGAAGCAATCGGGATCACCGAGGTCGGCGGACGTCCCGCCGTGCTGCCGCGGATCACCGGACGCGGCTGGATCTACGGCCGCGAACAGCTCCGCATTTCGGACGAGGATCCATTCAGGAGCGGCTTTGCGCTCTCCGACAGCTGGGGTCCGCAGGTCGATCAGCTCGGTTGA
- a CDS encoding sugar-binding transcriptional regulator: protein MGRLNELRLIARVAQMYHIEGKRQAEIAEVMRMSQATVSRMLKRAEQEDIVRTTVIPPPGTFADLETALRDRYGLTEAIVIDCSEDRDGAIMARIGEAAAHFFEVTLQQDEIIGVSSWSQTILRMVDNIHPLKTAKAKYIVQILGGMGDASVQTHATQLTARLARLTGGEPRLLLVQGITSSREAKLVMLADPVVRETMDLFGRLSLAIVGIGAVEPSELLARSGNTFSRQEMAMLHEAGAVGEISYRFYDREGKPVETPLNDRVIGISLEDLRKADRVMALAGGESKTQAIAGALKLGVIDVLVTDKFTAARLTA from the coding sequence ATGGGACGGCTCAACGAGCTGCGACTGATCGCCCGAGTTGCTCAGATGTATCATATCGAAGGCAAGCGGCAGGCAGAGATCGCCGAGGTCATGCGCATGTCGCAGGCGACCGTGTCGCGCATGCTGAAGCGGGCCGAGCAGGAAGACATCGTCCGGACCACGGTTATTCCGCCGCCGGGCACCTTCGCCGATCTCGAAACCGCGCTGCGCGACCGCTACGGCCTGACGGAGGCGATCGTCATCGACTGTTCCGAGGACAGGGACGGCGCGATCATGGCGCGCATCGGCGAGGCGGCCGCCCATTTCTTCGAGGTCACCCTGCAGCAGGACGAGATCATCGGCGTCTCGAGCTGGAGCCAGACGATCCTGCGCATGGTGGACAACATCCACCCGCTCAAGACCGCCAAGGCCAAATACATCGTGCAGATCCTTGGTGGCATGGGGGACGCGTCGGTCCAAACCCACGCCACGCAGCTGACGGCGCGCCTCGCGCGGCTCACCGGCGGCGAGCCGCGGCTGCTTCTCGTCCAGGGCATCACCTCGTCGCGCGAGGCAAAGCTCGTCATGCTCGCCGATCCGGTCGTGCGCGAGACGATGGACCTCTTCGGCCGCCTCAGCCTGGCGATCGTCGGCATCGGTGCGGTGGAGCCGTCCGAGCTCCTCGCCCGCTCCGGTAACACCTTCTCCCGCCAGGAAATGGCGATGCTGCACGAGGCCGGCGCCGTCGGCGAGATCTCCTACCGGTTCTACGACAGGGAGGGAAAGCCGGTCGAAACGCCGCTCAATGACCGCGTCATCGGCATTTCGCTTGAAGACCTCAGGAAAGCCGACCGCGTCATGGCGCTGGCAGGCGGAGAATCGAAAACGCAGGCCATCGCCGGCGCCCTAAAACTCGGCGTCATCGATGTGCTTGTAACCGACAAGTTCACTGCGGCTCGGCTCACGGCCTGA
- a CDS encoding SDR family oxidoreductase: MRRFAGQTVFVTGGNKGIGRGIAKRFADEGAKIAIAAIEKDMAVAAEALAEETGAEVIGIVLDVTDARAVQDAYAAAEAKLGAISVSVQNAGVITIAKVEDLTEREWDLNLDVNTKGVFLCCQEAIRRFRASGTKGRLINTASGQARQGFIYTPHYAASKFGVVGLTQSLAKELAREGITVNAICPGIIHTEMWDYNDRVWGQMLGEYGPGELMAEWVEGIPMGRAGTPAEVGALVAFLASEDAAYITGQTINVDGGLIMS; this comes from the coding sequence ATGAGACGTTTTGCGGGCCAGACGGTTTTCGTCACCGGAGGCAACAAGGGGATCGGCCGCGGCATCGCCAAGCGCTTTGCCGATGAGGGGGCCAAAATCGCCATCGCCGCGATCGAGAAGGACATGGCCGTGGCCGCCGAGGCGCTCGCCGAGGAAACCGGCGCAGAGGTGATCGGCATCGTACTGGACGTGACCGACGCCCGCGCCGTCCAGGACGCCTACGCGGCGGCCGAAGCGAAGCTCGGCGCCATTTCCGTATCGGTGCAGAATGCGGGCGTCATCACCATCGCCAAGGTCGAGGACCTGACCGAACGCGAATGGGACCTGAACCTCGACGTAAACACCAAGGGCGTCTTCCTGTGCTGCCAGGAGGCGATCCGCCGCTTCCGCGCCAGCGGCACCAAGGGTCGCCTGATCAACACAGCCTCCGGCCAGGCGCGGCAGGGCTTCATCTACACCCCGCATTACGCCGCCTCGAAATTCGGCGTCGTCGGCCTGACGCAGAGCCTTGCCAAGGAACTCGCCCGCGAAGGCATTACCGTGAACGCCATCTGCCCCGGCATCATCCACACGGAGATGTGGGACTACAATGACAGGGTCTGGGGCCAGATGCTCGGCGAATACGGCCCGGGCGAACTCATGGCCGAATGGGTCGAGGGCATTCCCATGGGCCGGGCGGGAACGCCTGCCGAAGTCGGCGCCCTCGTTGCCTTCCTGGCTTCTGAGGATGCGGCTTACATCACCGGACAGACGATCAACGTCGACGGCGGATTGATCATGTCGTGA
- a CDS encoding SDR family NAD(P)-dependent oxidoreductase, protein MQRFEGQVAVVTGGGRGIGSGIARRLAEEGALVVISDVNGDAAGAVAAEIVTAGGSAIAIAADISQREPCCALIAEAFDQKKRIDILVNNAGINRRGNLLSLSDDEWHASFAVNLDSMFYLCRAAIPHMIEAGGGVIVNTASQWGLHPAPNHIAYNTSKAAVAAFTQNLARDYAPHKIRVNAVCPGEIHTPMLEAGGEAVGTDDRRSRQACSLRPDRKAEGGRRPVAFLASDEAAFMCGSLVEITGAQAVA, encoded by the coding sequence ATGCAAAGATTCGAAGGCCAGGTTGCGGTCGTTACCGGCGGAGGCCGCGGCATCGGTTCGGGCATAGCGCGGCGGCTCGCGGAGGAGGGGGCGCTGGTCGTCATCTCAGACGTGAACGGCGACGCGGCAGGCGCCGTTGCGGCCGAGATCGTGACAGCCGGGGGTTCTGCCATTGCGATCGCCGCCGACATTTCTCAGCGGGAACCGTGCTGCGCTCTGATTGCCGAAGCATTTGACCAGAAGAAGCGCATCGACATTCTCGTCAACAATGCAGGAATCAACCGGCGGGGCAACCTCCTGTCGCTGAGCGACGACGAATGGCACGCGAGCTTCGCGGTCAATCTCGATTCAATGTTCTATCTTTGCCGCGCTGCGATCCCGCACATGATCGAGGCGGGCGGCGGCGTCATCGTCAACACCGCCTCGCAATGGGGTCTCCATCCGGCGCCGAACCACATCGCCTATAACACCTCCAAGGCTGCGGTCGCCGCCTTCACCCAGAACCTCGCCCGCGACTACGCGCCACACAAGATACGCGTCAACGCCGTCTGCCCCGGCGAAATCCATACGCCGATGCTGGAGGCGGGGGGTGAAGCGGTCGGGACGGACGATCGCCGATCTCGACAAGCTTGTTCCCTTCGGCCGGATCGGAAAGCCGAAGGAGGTCGCCGCCCTGTCGCCTTCCTTGCCTCCGACGAAGCCGCCTTCATGTGCGGTTCGCTCGTCGAGATCACCGGTGCACAGGCGGTCGCTTAG
- a CDS encoding transketolase family protein, translating into MKDVITSPKLHDCRDAFVAVLERLGADNPKLVAVCNDSVGSSKLNGFKSKWPERLVNVGIAEQNMVGVGAGLANGGLLPFVCGASCFLTGRSLEQIKADIAYSNANVKLIGISSGMAYGELGPTHHSIEDFAWTRVLPNLPVIAPCDSIETAAAVEWAAHYKGPVFLRLSRVGVPDLLPAGHRFELGKANLLRDGDAITLIANGTLTHRMLKAADLLAERGIEARVLNMATVRPIDVEAVVAAARETGAILTAEEHSTFGGLGSAIAEVVVAEAPVPMRILGVPGIFAPTGSAEFLLDEFGMSPAAITEAAIALIARKSSRV; encoded by the coding sequence ATGAAAGACGTGATCACCTCTCCCAAACTGCACGATTGCCGTGACGCCTTCGTTGCGGTGCTGGAGCGCCTCGGCGCGGACAACCCCAAGCTCGTGGCGGTCTGCAACGACTCCGTCGGCTCGTCGAAGCTCAACGGGTTCAAGTCCAAATGGCCGGAACGGCTGGTCAATGTCGGCATTGCCGAGCAGAACATGGTGGGCGTGGGCGCCGGTCTTGCCAATGGCGGTCTGCTGCCCTTCGTCTGCGGCGCCTCCTGCTTCCTGACCGGCCGGTCGCTGGAGCAAATCAAGGCCGACATCGCCTATTCCAACGCCAATGTGAAGCTCATCGGCATTTCCTCCGGCATGGCCTATGGCGAGCTTGGGCCCACGCACCATTCGATCGAGGACTTCGCCTGGACGCGGGTGCTGCCCAACTTGCCGGTGATTGCGCCCTGTGACTCGATCGAAACCGCCGCGGCGGTGGAATGGGCGGCCCATTACAAGGGGCCGGTGTTCCTTCGCCTGTCGCGCGTCGGGGTTCCGGACCTGCTGCCGGCCGGACACAGATTTGAGCTTGGAAAGGCCAACCTGCTGCGTGACGGCGACGCCATCACGCTGATCGCCAACGGCACGCTGACCCACCGCATGCTGAAGGCGGCCGACCTCCTCGCCGAACGGGGGATCGAGGCCCGGGTGCTGAACATGGCGACGGTCCGCCCGATCGACGTCGAGGCCGTGGTGGCCGCCGCCCGCGAAACCGGGGCGATCCTGACCGCGGAAGAGCATTCCACCTTCGGGGGCCTCGGCTCGGCCATCGCCGAAGTCGTCGTGGCCGAAGCTCCCGTGCCGATGAGGATCCTCGGCGTTCCGGGCATCTTCGCCCCGACCGGCTCGGCCGAGTTCCTGCTCGACGAATTCGGCATGTCGCCTGCCGCCATCACTGAGGCGGCCATCGCTTTGATTGCACGGAAGTCTTCCCGCGTTTGA
- a CDS encoding DUF1476 domain-containing protein, translated as MSIRDRQEGFEKKFAMDEETKFKAMARRNKLLGLWAAEKLGKTGTDAGAYAQDVVQADFEEAGDDDVFRKVRTDFDAAGVILSDTQIRSIMDELLAAAVEQIKNN; from the coding sequence GTGAGCATAAGAGATCGTCAGGAAGGTTTCGAAAAGAAGTTCGCGATGGACGAGGAAACCAAGTTCAAGGCCATGGCCCGTCGCAATAAGCTGCTCGGCCTCTGGGCCGCCGAAAAGCTTGGCAAGACCGGTACGGATGCTGGCGCCTATGCGCAGGACGTGGTTCAGGCAGACTTCGAAGAGGCCGGGGACGATGATGTGTTCCGAAAGGTGAGAACCGATTTCGATGCGGCCGGCGTAATCCTCTCAGATACTCAGATTCGCAGCATCATGGATGAGCTGCTAGCGGCTGCAGTCGAGCAGATCAAAAACAACTGA
- a CDS encoding transketolase — translation MQPNDLDRIARQIRLRDLQAVFEAGAGHIGGEMSAIDILTALYFRVLRVWPDQPKHPGRDRFVLSKGHVALALYVTLAKRGFLPEEEIGTFLKSHSRLNGHPNCTKVPGVETNTGPLGHGLPVAVGMAKAAKLTGAEYHTYVLTGDGEMQEGSNWEAIAAAAQFGLDNLTLIIDHNRFQQGATLKETNNLAPFPAKLEAFSWDVTEINGNAMDEIVPALERRGNRPHAIVAHTNKGHGISFMQDKVDWHHKVPNAEQYRVALAELSETL, via the coding sequence ATGCAGCCGAACGATCTCGACCGCATCGCTCGACAGATCCGACTTCGCGATCTGCAGGCGGTTTTCGAAGCTGGCGCCGGCCATATCGGCGGGGAAATGTCCGCTATCGACATTCTGACGGCGCTCTATTTCCGCGTGCTGCGCGTCTGGCCCGACCAGCCGAAGCATCCGGGCCGCGACCGTTTCGTGCTGTCCAAAGGCCATGTGGCGCTCGCCCTCTATGTGACGCTCGCCAAGCGCGGCTTCCTGCCCGAAGAAGAGATCGGCACCTTCCTGAAGTCGCATTCACGGCTGAACGGGCACCCGAACTGCACCAAGGTCCCGGGCGTCGAGACCAATACCGGGCCGCTCGGCCACGGCCTGCCGGTCGCCGTCGGCATGGCCAAGGCCGCCAAGCTGACCGGCGCCGAGTATCACACCTATGTCCTGACCGGCGATGGCGAGATGCAGGAGGGATCGAACTGGGAGGCGATCGCCGCCGCGGCGCAGTTCGGCCTCGACAATCTGACGCTGATCATCGACCACAACCGCTTCCAGCAGGGCGCCACGCTGAAGGAGACCAACAATCTCGCCCCCTTCCCCGCCAAGCTCGAAGCCTTCAGCTGGGACGTCACCGAGATCAACGGCAACGCCATGGACGAAATCGTTCCGGCACTGGAGCGCCGCGGCAACCGGCCGCACGCAATCGTCGCCCATACCAACAAGGGCCACGGCATTTCCTTCATGCAGGACAAGGTCGACTGGCACCATAAGGTGCCGAATGCCGAGCAATATCGGGTCGCCCTGGCCGAGCTTTCGGAGACCCTGTGA